The Mangifera indica cultivar Alphonso unplaced genomic scaffold, CATAS_Mindica_2.1 Un_0090, whole genome shotgun sequence genome includes a region encoding these proteins:
- the LOC123207628 gene encoding pentatricopeptide repeat-containing protein At4g16390, chloroplastic-like, with product MAYNLFHSMSSVFLDRQPLLNFSLTSNLKPKPFTFTFHSKPSLQKLHVSLQETPNPNLTKDGSSSNSYIWVNPRSLRASKLKKKSYHSRYTSLVKVAEALNVCSANEDSVFSILSCLSDGILEQDCVIIINNMSNVDTALLALKYFQNKLRRISREVILYNVTLKVLKKGRDLDKAEKLFEEMLERGIKPDNVTISTLIGCARMCSLPGKAVELFERMPSYGCEPDDVTFSAMIDAYGRAGNVDIALSLYDRARNEKWRIDSMTFSTLINIYGTTGNFDGCLNVYEEMKTLGIKPNIVVYNNLLDAMGRAKRPWQAKNIYKNMTTNGYLPNWNTYASLLRAFGRARYGEDALAVYREMKDKGLELNVTLYNTILAMCADIGYTDEAFKIFEDMKSSGTCKPNSWTFSSLITICSCSGKVSEAEAMLNEMLEAGFEPNIFILTSLIQCYGKAQHIDDVVRTFNQMTDLSIKPDDRFCGCLLNVMTQTPKEDLAKLTECIEKANPKLGNVVKLLLEEQGSEGDFKMEASELLNSISHDVRKAYLNCLIDLCVNLNLLEKACELLGVGLILEIYTDMQSRSPTQWSLHLKSLSLGAALTALYVWINDLSRALESGEEFPPLLGINTGHGKHKYSDKGLATVFESHLKELNAPFHEAPDKVGWFLTTEDAAKSWLKSRHSPELVIA from the coding sequence ATGGCTTACAATCTCTTCCATTCAATGTCGTCTGTCTTCCTAGACCGCCAACCTCTTTTAAACTTCTCCTTAACATCGAATCTGAAACCCAAACCCTTTACTTTCACATTTCACTCTAAACCCTCACTCCAAAAGCTCCACGTTTCTTTGCAAGAAACACCCAACCCTAACCTTACTAAGGATGGTTCCTCTTCGAATTCTTATATCTGGGTCAACCCCAGAAGCCTCAGAGCttcaaagttgaagaaaaaatcTTACCACTCAAGGTATACTTCTCTTGTTAAAGTGGCTGAAGCGTTGAATGTTTGTAGTGCTAATGAAGATAGTGTTTTCAGTATTTTGAGTTGTTTAAGTGATGGGATTTTGGAGCAAGATTGTGtgattattattaataacatGTCAAATGTCGATACTGCATTGCTTGCTTTAAAGTATTTTCAGAACAAGTTGAGGAGAATTAGTAGAGAGGTCATTTTGTATAATGTGACTTTGAAAGTGTTGAAAAAGGGAAGGGATTTGGATAAAGCGGAGAAGTTGTTTGAGGAAATGCTTGAGAGAGGGATTAAGCCTGATAATGTTACAATTTCCACCTTAATTGGTTGTGCTAGGATGTGTTCTTTGCCTGGTAAGGCGGTTGAGTTGTTTGAGAGGATGCCTAGCTATGGGTGTGAGCCTGATGATGTTACTTTTTCAGCTATGATTGATGCATATGGACGGGCTGGCAATGTGGATATTGCTTTGAGTTTGTATGATAGAGCTAGGAATGAGAAATGGCGTATTGATTCTATGACATTTTCAACTTTAATTAACATATATGGGACGACTGGAAATTTTGATGGGTGTTTGAATGTTTATGAAGAAATGAAGACTTTAGGCATTAAGCCAAATATTGTTGTGTATAACAATCTGTTGGATGCTATGGGAAGAGCCAAGAGGCCTTGGCAGGCaaagaatatttataaaaacatgACTACTAATGGGTATTTGCCAAATTGGAACACATATGCATCTCTCTTGAGGGCTTTTGGGAGAGCCCGATATGGTGAGGATGCGCTTGCTGTCTATAGGGAGATGAAGGACAAAGGACTGGAATTGAATGTGACTCTTTATAATACAATTTTGGCCATGTGCGCCGATATTGGTTATACTGATGAAGCTTTCAAGATATTTGAAGACATGAAAAGTTCTGGAACTTGCAAGCCTAACAGTTGGacattttcatctttgattaCAATATGTTCATGCAGTGGTAAAGTTTCCGAGGCAGAGGCCATGTTGAACGAGATGTTAGAAGCTGGCTTTGAGCCTAATATTTTCATTCTTACATCACTTATCCAATGCTATGGAAAAGCCCAGCATATTGATGATGTTGTGAGGACATTCAATCAAATGACAGACTTAAGCATAAAACCTGATGATCGGTTCTGTGGCTGTCTTCTGAATGTGATGACTCAAACACCTAAGGAGGATCTTGCCAAGCTTACTGAATGCATTGAGAAGGCCAATCCAAAGCTCGGTAATGTGGTAAAGCTTCTCTTGGAGGAGCAAGGCAGTGAAGGAGATTTTAAGATGGAAGCATCTGAACTCTTGAATTCAATTAGCCATGATGTGAGGAAAGCATACTTGAATTGCTTGATTGATCTCTGTGTCAATCTCAACCTGTTGGAAAAAGCTTGTGAGCTGCTAGGTGTGGGGCTTATCCTGGAGATCTACACAGATATGCAGTCCAGGTCTCCAACTCAGTGGTCCTTACATCTGAAGAGTCTCTCACTTGGGGCTGCTCTGACTGCATTATATGTTTGGATAAATGACCTGTCAAGGGCACTGGAATCCGGAGAAGAGTTTCCACCATTACTTGGGATTAATACAGGGCATGGGAAACACAAATATTCAGACAAAGGCTTAGCGACTGTATTTGAATCACATTTGAAGGAATTGAACGCACCTTTTCATGAGGCCCCAGATAAAGTTGGCTGGTTTTTAACTACAGAGGATGCAGCCAAGTCATGGTTGAAGTCTAGACATTCACCTGAATTAGTTATTGCCTAA
- the LOC123207645 gene encoding heavy metal-associated isoprenylated plant protein 6-like isoform X1, producing MGEKKVAIMVLKVDLQCEKCYRKAKRVLCKFPQIQDQVYDVKQNTVTIKVVCCSPEKIEQKICCKGGESIKSIEIVPPPKRAKEPEKPKELEKPKGLKNPICYDGYYGRPVYDSWGGGSGEENPNAA from the exons ATGGGGGAGAAG AAAGTTGCGATAATGGTGTTGAAGGTTGATCTTCAGTGTGAGAAGTGCTACAGGAAAGCAAAGAGAGTGCTGTGTAAATTCCCTC AAATACAAGACCAGGTGTATGACGTGAAGCAGAACACAGTGACGATCAAAGTGGTGTGTTGCAGTCCTGAGAAGATCGAGCAAAAGATATGCTGCAAAGGAGGTGAATCCATCAAGAGTATTGAAATTGTACCTCCACCCAAAAGGGCTAAAGAACCCGAAAAGCCTAAAGAGCTTGAGAAGCCAAAAGGGCTAAAGAACCCGATATGCTATGATGGATACTACGGGAGACCAGTGTATGATAGCTGGGGTGGTGGCAGCGGCGAAGAAAATCCTAATGCAGCTTAG
- the LOC123207645 gene encoding protein PYRICULARIA ORYZAE RESISTANCE 21-like isoform X2 → MGEKKVVTMVLKVDLQCEKCYRKVKKVLCSFPQIQDQVYDEKQNTVTIKVVCCSPEKIKQKLCCKGGESIKSIEIVPPPKRAKEPEKPKELEKPKGLKNPICYDGYYGRPVYDSWGGGSGEENPNAA, encoded by the exons ATGGGGGAGAAG AAAGTTGTGACAATGGTGTTGAAGGTTGATCTTCAGTGTGAGAAGTGCTACAGGAAAGTGAAGAAAGTGCTTTGTAGTTTCCCTC AAATACAAGACCAGGTGTATGACGAGAAGCAGAACACAGTGACGATCAAAGTGGTGTGTTGCAGTCCTGAGAAGATCAAGCAAAAGTTATGCTGCAAag GAGGTGAATCCATCAAGAGTATTGAAATTGTACCTCCACCCAAAAGGGCTAAAGAACCCGAAAAGCCTAAAGAGCTTGAGAAGCCAAAAGGGCTAAAGAACCCGATATGCTATGATGGATACTACGGGAGACCAGTGTATGATAGCTGGGGTGGTGGCAGCGGCGAAGAAAATCCTAATGCAGCTTAG
- the LOC123207645 gene encoding heavy metal-associated isoprenylated plant protein 6-like isoform X3, which translates to MEEKKVAIMVLKVDLQCEKCYRKAKRVLCKFPQIQDQVYDVKQNTVTIKVVCCSPEKIEQKICCKGGESIKSIEIVPPPKRAKEPEKPKELEKPKGLKNPICYDGYYGRPVYDSWGGGSGEENPNAA; encoded by the exons ATGGAGGAGAag AAAGTTGCGATAATGGTGTTGAAGGTTGATCTTCAGTGTGAGAAGTGCTACAGGAAAGCAAAGAGAGTGCTGTGTAAATTCCCTC AAATACAAGACCAGGTGTATGACGTGAAGCAGAACACAGTGACGATCAAAGTGGTGTGTTGCAGTCCTGAGAAGATCGAGCAAAAGATATGCTGCAAAGGAGGTGAATCCATCAAGAGTATTGAAATTGTACCTCCACCCAAAAGGGCTAAAGAACCCGAAAAGCCTAAAGAGCTTGAGAAGCCAAAAGGGCTAAAGAACCCGATATGCTATGATGGATACTACGGGAGACCAGTGTATGATAGCTGGGGTGGTGGCAGCGGCGAAGAAAATCCTAATGCAGCTTAG
- the LOC123207642 gene encoding protein PYRICULARIA ORYZAE RESISTANCE 21-like: MGEKKVTTMVLTVNLQCEKCYRKVKKVLCSFPQIQDQVYDEKQKTVTIKVVCCSPEKIKQKICCKGGESIENIKIVPPAKPKPKVVIKDPPKPQPAKATEAAPPTPKALVVAPIPQAPVPAPGHPFGMYCNEYHGGPFQRLGYERLVSYDGYCGRPVYDSWGGSGGGWSRGDYFSEENPSTCSIM; the protein is encoded by the exons ATGGGGGAGAag AAAGTTACGACAATGGTGCTGACGGTTAATCTTCAGTGTGAGAAGTGCTACAGGAAAGTGAAGAAAGTGCTGTGTAGTTTCCCTC AAATACAAGACCAGGTGTATGACGAGAAGCAGAAGACAGTGACGATCAAAGTGGTGTGTTGCAGTCCTGAGAAGATCAAGCAAAAGATATGCTGCAAAGGTGGTGAATCCATCgagaatattaaaattgtaCCTCCAGCCAAGCCCAAGCCAAAAGTTGTCATTAAAGACCCACCGAAGCCACAACCAGCCAAGGCGACTGAAGCAGCGCCACCAACCCCCAAGGCTCTTGTTGTAGCACCAATCCCCCAGGCTCCCGTACCGGCACCGGGTCACCCGTTTGGCATGTACTGCAATGAGTATCATGGGGGGCCATTTCAACGGCTGGGTTATGAAAGACTTGTGAGTTATGATGGTTATTGTGGACGGCCAGTTTATGACAGTTGGGGCGGCAGTGGTGGTGGCTGGAGTCGTGGGGATTACTTCTCTGAAGAAAATCCTTCAACCTGCtcaattatgtaa
- the LOC123207643 gene encoding protein PYRICULARIA ORYZAE RESISTANCE 21-like isoform X3, with translation MGKKKVVTMVLKVDLQCEKCYRKVKKVLCKYPQIQDQVYDEKQNTVTIKVVCCSPEKIKQKISCKGGESIKGIEIVPPPKPKPKEEKPKKEVPTETPRPPPDPPGPKDPGQSKKSEKPKEKPAPSAATAPAPCFPQNPVRVCCRECYEGQGGGPCYQLGYRGPPICYDGYYGRPVYDSWGGGRGGCYC, from the exons ATGGGGAAGAag AAAGTTGTGACAATGGTGTTGAAGGTTGATCTTCAGTGTGAGAAGTGCTACAGGAAAGTGAAGAAAGTGCTGTGTAAATACCCTC AAATACAAGACCAGGTGTATGACGAGAAGCAGAACACAGTGACGATCAAAGTGGTGTGTTGCAGTCCTGAGAAGATCAAGCAAAAGATATCCTGCAAAGGTGGTGAATCCATCAAGGGTATTGAAATTGTACCTCCACCCAAGCCAAAGCCAAAAGAGGAGAAACCTAAAAAGGAAGTACCGACAGAGACTCCGAGGCCACCACCAGATCCCCCCGGACCGAAAGACCCTGGACAATCAAAAAAATCGGAGAAACCTAAAGAGAAACCAGCCCCATCAGCAGCCACAGCCCCAGCCCCTTGCTTCCCGCAGAACCCTGTGAGAGTGTGTTGCAGGGAATGCTACGAGGGGCAAGGAGGTGGGCCATGTTACCAACTAGGATACCGTGGACCGCCGATATGCTATGATGGATACTACGGGAGACCGGTGTATGATAGCTGGGGTGGTGGCAGGGGCGGTTGCTATTGTTAG
- the LOC123207643 gene encoding protein PYRICULARIA ORYZAE RESISTANCE 21-like isoform X2, producing MGEKKVVTMVLKVDLQCEKCYRKVKKVLCKYPQIQDQVYDEKQNTVTIKVVCCSPEKIKQKISCKGGESIKGIEIVPPPKPKPKEEKPKKEVPTETPRPPPDPPGPKDPGQSKKSEKPKEKPAPSAATAPAPCFPQNPVRVCCRECYEGQGGGPCYQLGYRGPPICYDGYYGRPVYDSWGGGRGGCYC from the exons ATGGGGGAGAag AAAGTTGTGACAATGGTGTTGAAGGTTGATCTTCAGTGTGAGAAGTGCTACAGGAAAGTGAAGAAAGTGCTGTGTAAATACCCTC AAATACAAGACCAGGTGTATGACGAGAAGCAGAACACAGTGACGATCAAAGTGGTGTGTTGCAGTCCTGAGAAGATCAAGCAAAAGATATCCTGCAAAGGTGGTGAATCCATCAAGGGTATTGAAATTGTACCTCCACCCAAGCCAAAGCCAAAAGAGGAGAAACCTAAAAAGGAAGTACCGACAGAGACTCCGAGGCCACCACCAGATCCCCCCGGACCGAAAGACCCTGGACAATCAAAAAAATCGGAGAAACCTAAAGAGAAACCAGCCCCATCAGCAGCCACAGCCCCAGCCCCTTGCTTCCCGCAGAACCCTGTGAGAGTGTGTTGCAGGGAATGCTACGAGGGGCAAGGAGGTGGGCCATGTTACCAACTAGGATACCGTGGACCGCCGATATGCTATGATGGATACTACGGGAGACCGGTGTATGATAGCTGGGGTGGTGGCAGGGGCGGTTGCTATTGTTAG
- the LOC123207643 gene encoding protein PYRICULARIA ORYZAE RESISTANCE 21-like isoform X4 — MGEKKVVTMVLKVDLQCEKCYRKVKKVLCKYPQIQDQVYDEKQNTVTIKVVCCSPEKIKQKISCKGGESIKGIEIVPPPKPKPKEEKPKEKPAPSAATAPAPCFPQNPVRVCCRECYEGQGGGPCYQLGYRGPPICYDGYYGRPVYDSWGGGRGGCYC, encoded by the exons ATGGGGGAGAag AAAGTTGTGACAATGGTGTTGAAGGTTGATCTTCAGTGTGAGAAGTGCTACAGGAAAGTGAAGAAAGTGCTGTGTAAATACCCTC AAATACAAGACCAGGTGTATGACGAGAAGCAGAACACAGTGACGATCAAAGTGGTGTGTTGCAGTCCTGAGAAGATCAAGCAAAAGATATCCTGCAAAGGTGGTGAATCCATCAAGGGTATTGAAATTGTACCTCCACCCAAGCCAAAGCCAAAAGA GGAGAAACCTAAAGAGAAACCAGCCCCATCAGCAGCCACAGCCCCAGCCCCTTGCTTCCCGCAGAACCCTGTGAGAGTGTGTTGCAGGGAATGCTACGAGGGGCAAGGAGGTGGGCCATGTTACCAACTAGGATACCGTGGACCGCCGATATGCTATGATGGATACTACGGGAGACCGGTGTATGATAGCTGGGGTGGTGGCAGGGGCGGTTGCTATTGTTAG
- the LOC123207643 gene encoding keratin, ultra high-sulfur matrix protein-like isoform X1 — protein MGEKNVETTVWKVNLQCEKSYRKVKRLLCKYPQIQDQVYDEKKNTVTIKVVYCCPEKIKQKLCCKGLNLLSSKGEKGDKGEKGDKGEKGDKGDKGDKGDKGDKGEKGDKGEPCGCSCGSSGKGEPCGSGGSGCSCGRCGSSSAATVLPKQPHPECCWNCHVQIVFCSVCYLQIVCCSVRYHDLPIRYCGCYGRPVCDSWGGGSGGACRIM, from the exons ATGGGGGAGAag AATGTTGAGACAACGGTGTGGAAGGTTAATCTTCAGTGTGAGAAGTCCTACAGGAAAGTGAAGAGACTGCTGTGTAAATACCCTC AAATACAAGACCAGGTGTATGACGAGAAGAAGAACACAGTGACGATCAAAGTGGTGTATTGCTGTCCTGAGAAGATCAAGCAAAAGTTATGCTGCAAAGGTTTAAATTTGTTGTCCAGCAAAGGCGAGAAAGGCGACAAAGGCGAGAAAGGCGACAAAGGCGAGAAAGGCGACAAAGGCGACAAAGGTGACAAAGGCGACAAAGGCGACAAAGGCGAGAAAGGCGACAAAGGCGAACCCTGCGGCTGCAGCTGCGGCAGCAGCGGCAAAGGCGAACCCTGCGGCAGCGGCGGCAGCGGCTGCAGCTGCGGCAGGTGCGGCAGCAGCAGCGCCGCCACAGTGTTGCCGAAACAGCCACATCCAGAGTGTTGCTGGAACTGCCACGTGCAGATAGTGTTTTGCAGCGTATGCTACCTGCAGATAGTGTGTTGCAGCGTACGCTACCATGACCTGCCGATACGCTACTGTGGATGCTACGGGAGACCGGTTTGTGATAGCTGGGGTGGTGGCAGTGGCGGTGCATGCCGAATAATGTGA
- the LOC123207641 gene encoding uncharacterized protein LOC123207641, which produces MVLLGNDRRKKVSTEYLQLVDHLDGFNSYPWGVVVWQMTYDSMSQTCERLCSGRMQEIRKYDLYGFPFAFQYWIYETLETLHEWIDLVDLYVSPRMLRWLTRDVPVWTHIGRIFTGDPDIVTRTYPAPVVEERDDVIGMTSPIDTAIPSHQSHEGHRQDGAPVDPSVTSPIRSEGLRHEEGLPIGSPIILDHPLEGLHIDISSIEGYFRTPSPEVQDERLWLLADIPSSTKKLVDISSQEEDVQEDVYETVDIEVCQL; this is translated from the exons atggttttgttggggaatgatcgacgaaagaaggtgtccacggagtacttacagttagttgatcatttggacgggtttaattcctacccttgGGGCGTCGTTGtttggcagatgacatacgattctatgtcacagacGTGTGAGAGACTCTGTTCTGGACGTATGCaggaaatccgtaaatacgacctttacggatttcctttcgcatttcag tattggatatatgagactctagagacgttacacgagTGGATTGACCTTGTTGATCTTTATGtgtccccacggatgttgaggtggcttacgcgagacgtccctgttTGGACTCATAtcggtcgtattttcactggtgatccg gacatcgtcacgcgtacatatccagcccccgtcgttgag GAGAGGGACGACGTTATTGGGATGACctcccccattgataccgcaataccatcccatcagtcacatgag ggtcaTCGACAGGATGGGGCACCGGTTGACCCTTCGGTGACTTCACCGATCCgatctgag ggtcttCGTCATGAGGAGGGTTTACCGATCGGATCTCCTATCATTTTAGATCATCCACTGgag GGACTCCACATTGACatatcatcgatcgagggttatTTTCGGacaccttccccggaagttcag GATGAGCGACtctggttacttgctgatatcccgagctcgaccaaaaagcttgtggatatcagttcacaggaggaggacgtCCAGGAGGATGTTTATGAGACCGTTGacattgaggtttgtcaattataa
- the LOC123207630 gene encoding protein PYRICULARIA ORYZAE RESISTANCE 21-like: protein MAAEVTTMVLKVDLQCHKCYKKVKKVLSKFPQIRDQVYDEKQNTVTIKVVYCCPEILMAKISSKGGKSINSIEIKPPSKPKEPEKKTEAEKPKEKPEAEKPKQKPEDPKPTKPKVVIIEPPKPQPAKATEAAPPTPKALVTAPTPEAIVVAPIPQAPEPAPGYPFGVYYNEYYGGPFQRLGYERLVSYDGYYGRPVYDSWGGSGGGWSRGNYSGRGDYFPEENPSTCSIM, encoded by the exons ATGGCAGCAGAG GTTACGACAATGGTGCTGAAAGTTGATCTCCAGTGCCACAAGTGCTACAAGAAAGTGAAGAAGGTGCTTTCTAAATTTCCCC AGATACGAGACCAGGTTTATGACGAGAAGCAAAACACAGTGACGATCAAAGTTGTGTACTGTTGTCCCGAAATATTGATGGCAAAGATAAGCAGCAAGGGCGGCAAATCGATCAACAGTATCGAAATCAAGCCACCATCAAAGCCTAAAGAGCCCGAGAAGAAGACAGAAGCAGAGAAGCCTAAAGAGAAGCCAGAAGCAGAGAAGCCTAAACAGAAGCCAGAAGATCCTAAACCCACTAAGCCAAAAGTTGTCATTATCGAGCCACCGAAGCCACAACCAGCCAAGGCGACTGAAGCAGCACCACCAACCCCCAAGGCTCTTGTAACAGCACCAACCCCGGAGGCTATTGTTGTAGCACCAATCCCCCAGGCTCCCGAACCGGCACCGGGTTACCCATTTGGCGTGTACTACAATGAGTATTATGGGGGGCCATTTCAACGGCTGGGTTATGAAAGACTTGTGagttatgatggttattatggACGGCCAGTTTATGACAGTTGGGGCGGCAGTGGTGGTGGCTGGAGTAGAGGTAATTACAGTGGTCGTGGGGATTACTTCCCTGAAGAAAATCCTTCAACTTGCTCAATTATGTAA